In one Pseudomonas sp. 31-12 genomic region, the following are encoded:
- a CDS encoding 2OG-Fe dioxygenase family protein, with translation MIVLNKEVGEFLRRDKYANVRGADFNLFGHFNDFVRLTRSWENMEPDSYYGQAEAGMRYRRYSDFEYNPVTRDLKQLEHRAYVQSKANNSYVGGMVRHFQDFSDEIISSPVMRSLIDTDFEVYKNVLPPELHDEIWQCQIHQIRIEIKPGKQLEITPEGIHCDGYPFSGVHFWGRNNVEGAESRLYDTENQEHLASTTYQEILDTTYFLDRDMRHYVTPARNTHSHDMAYRQILAISFSRPGTAFDIVR, from the coding sequence ATGATCGTTTTGAACAAAGAAGTGGGCGAATTTCTACGGCGTGACAAATATGCCAATGTCCGGGGTGCTGACTTCAATCTTTTCGGTCATTTCAACGATTTCGTCAGATTGACCAGAAGTTGGGAAAACATGGAGCCGGACAGTTACTACGGTCAGGCCGAGGCGGGCATGCGTTATCGCCGCTACAGCGATTTCGAATACAACCCGGTCACGCGCGACCTGAAGCAACTGGAACACCGCGCCTATGTTCAGTCCAAGGCTAACAACAGCTACGTGGGCGGGATGGTTCGGCACTTCCAGGACTTCTCCGATGAGATCATCAGTTCGCCGGTGATGCGCAGCCTGATCGACACCGACTTCGAAGTGTACAAAAACGTGTTGCCACCCGAGTTGCACGACGAAATCTGGCAATGCCAGATTCATCAGATCCGCATCGAGATCAAGCCGGGCAAACAACTGGAAATCACCCCGGAAGGGATTCACTGCGACGGTTATCCGTTCAGCGGCGTGCACTTCTGGGGACGCAATAACGTTGAAGGGGCAGAGAGCCGTTTGTACGACACCGAAAACCAGGAACACCTGGCCTCGACGACGTATCAGGAAATCCTCGACACCACCTACTTTCTCGATCGCGACATGCGTCACTACGTGACACCGGCACGCAATACCCATTCTCACGACATGGCGTACCGGCAGATTCTGGCGATCTCTTTCTCGCGGCCCGGGACCGCTTTTGACATTGTTCGCTGA
- a CDS encoding GNAT family N-acetyltransferase, with the protein MLRRTTAKDAQRLERFFRQFEEVSFCEWQDAKCLRGVLVQKTTTAFIALDVSGEIVGAVLGGMLGSRGTINHLAVSPDYRSQGVGQRLVEAASSDMKRVGVLRMFLFVDDANLAGQRFWSAQGFCEPRGERTFERDL; encoded by the coding sequence ATGCTGCGGCGTACGACAGCCAAGGATGCACAGCGCCTGGAACGCTTCTTTCGACAATTCGAAGAGGTGTCTTTCTGTGAATGGCAGGACGCCAAATGCCTGCGCGGTGTGCTGGTGCAGAAAACCACCACCGCGTTTATCGCACTGGATGTCAGCGGCGAAATCGTCGGCGCAGTGTTGGGCGGAATGCTCGGTAGTCGCGGCACGATCAACCACCTCGCCGTGAGCCCGGATTACCGCAGCCAGGGCGTCGGTCAACGCCTGGTTGAAGCGGCATCCTCGGACATGAAACGCGTGGGTGTGCTGCGCATGTTCCTGTTTGTCGACGATGCTAACCTTGCCGGCCAGCGCTTCTGGAGTGCCCAGGGTTTTTGCGAACCGCGCGGTGAAAGAACATTTGAGAGGGACCTATGA
- a CDS encoding AzlC family ABC transporter permease encodes MNETSSSQPLMVEPHASRTFAEASPVVAGYFTVSFVFGLMAVNAGLPVWLPVAMCLFVYAGASQFAALALISSGASLTTIILTTFLINARHMLMSVYMAKALQAMGLSRMERWCYAGGLTDESFAFHSVKLGKGSPVNVRYLIGFNLFCHTSWVLGGLLGAICAQYAAHLIQYQLDYALTAMMLYVLVSLCNTRNKLIAALAAVACMGVLSLVGSSPFNVFIATFVGCGVGVCLTKRS; translated from the coding sequence ATGAATGAGACGTCCAGCAGCCAGCCGCTGATGGTCGAGCCGCATGCTTCGCGCACCTTCGCCGAAGCCAGCCCAGTGGTTGCGGGTTACTTCACGGTGTCGTTTGTGTTCGGTTTGATGGCGGTGAATGCCGGGTTGCCCGTGTGGCTGCCGGTCGCCATGTGCCTGTTCGTGTATGCCGGCGCTTCGCAGTTTGCCGCCCTGGCGCTGATTTCCAGCGGTGCTTCGCTCACCACTATCATCCTCACCACGTTTCTGATCAACGCGCGGCACATGCTGATGTCGGTCTATATGGCCAAGGCGTTGCAAGCCATGGGGCTCAGTCGAATGGAGCGCTGGTGTTACGCGGGCGGGCTGACCGATGAGTCGTTTGCTTTTCACAGCGTCAAACTGGGCAAGGGCTCACCCGTCAACGTGCGTTACCTGATCGGTTTCAACCTGTTTTGCCACACTTCGTGGGTGCTCGGCGGTTTGCTGGGGGCGATTTGCGCGCAGTACGCGGCGCACTTGATCCAGTATCAGCTTGACTACGCGCTGACCGCGATGATGCTCTACGTGCTGGTGTCGCTGTGCAACACGCGTAACAAACTCATCGCCGCACTGGCCGCTGTCGCCTGCATGGGCGTACTGAGCCTGGTCGGCAGCTCGCCCTTCAACGTATTCATCGCCACATTCGTGGGCTGCGGGGTGGGCGTATGCCTGACCAAACGTTCCTGA
- a CDS encoding AzlD domain-containing protein has product MPDQTFLILVVALMMAVTFLPRALPLQVNTDHWPPFVARALEYLPVAIVAAISLTPLLIKDQHVQLDRPEFYAAIPTLLCAYFSKNLFLSVAVGTAAYIALGSFM; this is encoded by the coding sequence ATGCCTGACCAAACGTTCCTGATTCTGGTGGTCGCGCTGATGATGGCCGTGACCTTCTTGCCGCGCGCGTTACCGCTGCAAGTGAACACCGACCATTGGCCGCCCTTCGTCGCCCGGGCGCTGGAATACCTGCCGGTGGCGATCGTCGCTGCAATCAGCCTCACGCCGTTGTTGATCAAGGATCAGCACGTGCAGCTCGATCGCCCGGAATTTTATGCCGCGATTCCGACGTTGTTATGTGCGTATTTCAGCAAAAACCTCTTTCTCTCCGTTGCGGTGGGAACGGCTGCGTACATTGCGCTCGGCTCGTTCATGTAG
- a CDS encoding LysR family transcriptional regulator, translating into MDSRTLRNLMRIVQTGSLSAAAEHSCLTVQALAAQLNKVEEQFGFRLFRRSNKGLTLTPQGTELTPYMDKVLVATRQLEEKVAALKVPGQRTLKVALNTTLSADFNRRMIGRLIEVFPDYQLEFSYAESMENLSKLKNEDFDLAVLIGPQKPGLPSIILPEVQVQVVGAHCGQEHDPLVLLGNKFQVRPADDCPYSHSFLRFLDAGLGNYESGKRMVYSCSETLTLSLITQMDGLGMVSRDAAQRNGLTIFPGFEDALEVRLAINNPELSGQALHDVVDLPLHERAERNVRSRSHRNGEKEVFAEIRT; encoded by the coding sequence ATGGATAGCAGAACCTTACGCAACCTGATGCGCATTGTGCAGACCGGCTCTTTGTCGGCGGCGGCAGAGCATTCCTGTTTAACCGTGCAGGCGTTGGCCGCGCAGTTGAACAAGGTTGAAGAGCAGTTTGGTTTTCGGTTGTTTCGTCGCTCCAACAAGGGGTTGACCCTGACTCCGCAGGGCACGGAACTCACGCCTTACATGGACAAGGTGTTGGTTGCCACGCGGCAACTGGAAGAAAAAGTCGCCGCGCTGAAGGTGCCGGGGCAGCGCACGCTCAAGGTGGCGCTGAACACGACGCTGTCGGCTGACTTCAATCGGCGAATGATCGGACGCCTGATCGAGGTGTTTCCCGACTATCAGCTGGAATTCAGCTACGCCGAGTCGATGGAAAACCTCAGCAAGCTGAAGAACGAGGACTTCGACCTGGCGGTGCTGATCGGTCCGCAGAAGCCAGGGCTGCCCAGCATCATCCTGCCCGAGGTCCAGGTGCAGGTGGTCGGTGCGCATTGCGGTCAGGAACATGATCCGCTGGTGTTGCTCGGCAACAAATTTCAGGTGCGCCCGGCGGACGATTGTCCGTATTCCCACAGCTTCCTGCGCTTTCTCGACGCAGGCCTGGGCAATTACGAGTCGGGCAAGCGGATGGTCTATTCGTGCAGCGAAACCCTGACGTTGTCGTTGATCACGCAAATGGACGGCCTCGGCATGGTCTCGCGGGATGCCGCCCAGCGTAATGGCCTGACGATTTTCCCCGGTTTCGAGGATGCCCTCGAAGTGCGGCTGGCGATCAATAATCCGGAGTTGTCGGGGCAGGCCTTGCACGATGTGGTCGACCTCCCGCTACATGAACGAGCCGAGCGCAATGTACGCAGCCGTTCCCACCGCAACGGAGAGAAAGAGGTTTTTGCTGAAATACGCACATAA
- a CDS encoding DNA-binding transcriptional regulator produces the protein MEKNLFDRLVESMTQMDEIDRGERQPSREFHVDAVQVKKIRLATGLSQAAFAKRIDVAVGTLRNWEQGRRDPEGPARALLRAIYNDPEHVLAALNH, from the coding sequence ATGGAAAAAAATCTCTTCGATCGTCTCGTTGAAAGCATGACGCAGATGGATGAGATCGACCGTGGTGAGCGGCAGCCATCGCGTGAATTCCATGTCGATGCAGTTCAGGTCAAAAAAATTCGCCTCGCCACGGGACTGTCCCAGGCCGCTTTTGCAAAGAGAATTGATGTAGCCGTGGGAACGCTTCGGAATTGGGAGCAGGGGCGGCGTGATCCGGAAGGACCTGCCCGTGCTTTGTTACGAGCGATTTATAACGATCCTGAGCACGTTTTAGCAGCGCTCAATCACTAA
- a CDS encoding 2-keto-3-deoxygluconate permease — protein sequence MAQIPIKRTIERIPGGMMIVPLLIGSLVATFLPDTPKFFGSFTNALFTGALPILAVFYVCMGASINIKATPYLLKKGGTLLITKVGIAVLIGIVLGHFLGEQPISSGLFAGISTLAVVAAMNDTNGGLYMALMGQYGRSEDVGAYSVMSLESGPFLTMVTLGIAGLSAFPWPTLVGSILPLALGMLLGNLDRDMRDFLAKAVPVMIPFFALALGASLDLHNVWQAGLLGLGMGVAVVVLTGIPLFFADRLTGGTGVAGVAAATTAGNAAAVPALIAAANPVYAEAAKSATILVAACVVVTAILAPLLTAAVAKRVQQRNPVVIPEPEIAPQKQEALR from the coding sequence GTGGCCCAAATTCCTATCAAGCGCACCATTGAACGCATCCCTGGCGGCATGATGATTGTCCCGCTGCTGATCGGTTCGCTGGTGGCTACATTCCTACCTGACACACCGAAGTTTTTCGGCTCTTTCACCAATGCACTGTTCACCGGGGCGTTACCCATCCTCGCGGTGTTCTACGTCTGCATGGGCGCGAGTATCAACATCAAGGCCACGCCTTATCTGCTGAAGAAGGGCGGCACGCTGCTCATCACCAAGGTCGGCATCGCCGTGCTGATCGGCATTGTGCTGGGGCATTTCCTGGGTGAGCAGCCGATTTCGTCTGGCCTCTTTGCCGGTATATCGACGCTTGCAGTGGTCGCTGCGATGAACGACACCAATGGCGGCTTGTACATGGCGTTGATGGGTCAATACGGTCGCTCCGAAGACGTCGGCGCCTACTCGGTAATGTCCCTGGAGTCTGGACCGTTTCTGACAATGGTCACCCTGGGAATCGCCGGCCTGTCGGCATTCCCGTGGCCGACGCTGGTGGGCAGCATCCTGCCCCTGGCTCTCGGCATGCTGTTGGGTAACCTCGACCGTGACATGCGCGACTTTCTGGCCAAGGCCGTTCCAGTGATGATCCCGTTCTTCGCCCTGGCACTCGGCGCCAGCCTGGACTTGCATAACGTCTGGCAGGCCGGCTTGTTGGGTCTCGGCATGGGCGTTGCGGTGGTTGTGCTGACCGGCATTCCGCTGTTCTTCGCCGATCGTTTGACCGGTGGCACGGGCGTCGCGGGTGTTGCCGCAGCCACCACTGCCGGGAATGCCGCCGCCGTTCCGGCGCTGATTGCAGCGGCCAATCCGGTGTACGCCGAAGCGGCCAAGAGCGCGACGATTCTGGTAGCCGCCTGCGTCGTGGTCACTGCAATCCTCGCACCGCTGCTCACCGCCGCCGTCGCCAAACGCGTGCAGCAGCGCAACCCGGTCGTCATACCCGAGCCGGAGATCGCGCCGCAAAAGCAGGAGGCGTTGCGATGA
- a CDS encoding four-carbon acid sugar kinase family protein produces MRILIIADDLSGAADCAIGFASVGMQTVVTLDPLNDKADAQVIAADTDTRRLSPARAAERTVAAFKALHQPGQRLYKKIDSTLRGNWAAEVAALQPLAGLAIVAPAFPATGRTLRGGRVFVNGQPLETTDTWKLENADRPADVEAMLVAAGLSTAKLDLDTLRGNEKALERHIAEIAGNGTQALIVDAQTEDDLLTLARLTASMEQPLFWIGSGGLAREIASLPDFSEVRFTASEPTAQEKSQAPILILVGSLSGVCERQCALLKERGGVSELVVPPEVLRQGTTHDDWALWQSRIGEQLDGWSDLLLRIGRDEAFDPQEGAQLSTMLAVLVEPHFAKVGGLIATGGETARAILTTVGIDSLQLLTEIEAGVAFARPTVSRQGHRPGIVTKAGAFGTDNALYAAWQHLSASADRSPPQRTRIQGLE; encoded by the coding sequence ATGAGGATTCTGATCATCGCTGACGATCTGTCCGGCGCGGCGGATTGCGCCATCGGCTTCGCGAGCGTGGGGATGCAAACCGTCGTCACGCTCGACCCTCTGAATGACAAGGCCGACGCTCAGGTGATTGCCGCCGATACGGACACTCGGCGTCTCTCCCCGGCGCGGGCCGCCGAGCGCACCGTCGCCGCGTTCAAGGCGCTGCATCAACCCGGGCAGCGGTTGTACAAAAAAATCGATTCGACGCTGCGCGGTAACTGGGCGGCCGAAGTTGCCGCCCTGCAACCGTTGGCCGGCCTGGCCATCGTCGCCCCGGCGTTCCCCGCCACCGGGCGTACGCTGCGCGGCGGTCGGGTGTTCGTGAACGGCCAGCCGCTGGAAACCACCGATACCTGGAAGCTGGAAAACGCTGACCGTCCGGCCGATGTCGAAGCGATGCTCGTTGCCGCCGGCCTGAGCACCGCGAAACTCGATCTAGACACCCTGCGCGGCAACGAAAAAGCGCTTGAGCGGCACATTGCTGAAATTGCCGGCAATGGCACCCAGGCATTGATCGTCGATGCGCAAACTGAAGACGATCTGCTGACCCTCGCTCGGTTGACCGCATCGATGGAGCAGCCGCTGTTCTGGATCGGTTCGGGTGGCCTTGCACGGGAAATTGCCAGCCTTCCTGATTTCTCTGAGGTACGTTTCACGGCCAGCGAACCGACAGCGCAGGAAAAAAGCCAGGCGCCGATTCTGATCCTCGTCGGCAGCCTATCCGGCGTTTGCGAGCGGCAGTGCGCTTTGCTCAAAGAACGAGGCGGCGTCAGCGAATTGGTTGTCCCGCCAGAAGTCCTTCGCCAAGGCACAACCCATGACGACTGGGCGCTCTGGCAATCGCGCATCGGCGAACAATTGGACGGCTGGAGTGACCTGCTGCTGCGCATCGGCCGCGATGAAGCGTTCGATCCCCAGGAGGGCGCGCAACTCTCAACCATGCTGGCCGTATTGGTCGAACCGCACTTCGCCAAGGTCGGCGGCCTGATCGCCACGGGCGGCGAGACGGCGCGGGCCATCTTGACCACCGTCGGCATCGACAGCCTGCAACTGCTGACCGAAATCGAAGCCGGCGTCGCCTTCGCCCGCCCGACCGTTTCCCGCCAGGGCCATCGTCCCGGCATCGTCACCAAGGCCGGCGCGTTCGGCACCGACAACGCCTTGTATGCGGCATGGCAGCACTTGAGCGCTAGCGCTGATCGCTCCCCGCCCCAACGCACACGAATCCAAGGACTCGAATGA
- the pdxA gene encoding 4-hydroxythreonine-4-phosphate dehydrogenase PdxA, translating to MSNYLPIIGITMGDATGVGPEIIVKSLTHDVVYQQCRPLVIGDARRLEQANVIVGGSAKVRRIEDASQALYEAGTIDCIDLDLIPDDLPFGELSPIAGDAAFQYIARAVQLAEASQIDAICTAPLNKEALHAGGHKYPGHTEMLAHLTNVDEVSMMLVAPQLRVIHVTTHIGIIDAIRKIEPGLVQRTIERGNETLIKAGIARPRIGVCGINPHAGENGLFGYGEEEEKIIPAVKLLQERGLDVTGPLPADTLFFRAGRGDFDLVVAMYHDQGHGPVKVLGLEAGVNVTVGLDVIRTSVDHGTAFDIAGKGIADERSLLEALRQGAELATRRG from the coding sequence ATGAGCAACTACCTGCCCATCATCGGCATCACCATGGGCGACGCCACCGGTGTCGGTCCGGAAATCATCGTCAAGAGCCTGACTCATGACGTCGTCTACCAACAATGCCGGCCGCTGGTGATCGGTGATGCCCGTCGCCTCGAACAGGCCAACGTCATCGTCGGCGGCAGCGCCAAAGTGCGCCGCATCGAAGACGCCTCCCAGGCGTTGTACGAAGCCGGCACCATTGACTGCATCGACCTCGACCTGATTCCCGACGACCTGCCGTTCGGCGAACTGTCGCCCATCGCCGGTGACGCCGCTTTTCAGTACATCGCCCGCGCCGTGCAACTCGCCGAGGCTAGCCAGATCGATGCGATCTGCACCGCGCCGTTGAACAAGGAAGCGCTGCACGCCGGCGGCCATAAATACCCCGGCCACACCGAAATGCTCGCACACCTGACCAACGTCGACGAAGTCTCGATGATGCTGGTGGCGCCGCAACTGCGGGTGATTCACGTCACGACGCATATCGGCATCATCGACGCGATCCGTAAGATCGAGCCGGGTCTGGTCCAGCGCACCATCGAACGCGGCAACGAGACGCTGATCAAGGCCGGCATCGCCAGACCGCGAATCGGCGTGTGCGGGATCAACCCCCATGCCGGTGAAAACGGTTTGTTTGGCTACGGCGAAGAGGAAGAAAAAATCATCCCTGCGGTGAAGCTGCTGCAGGAACGAGGCCTCGACGTCACCGGCCCGCTGCCCGCCGACACCCTGTTCTTCCGCGCCGGCCGCGGTGACTTCGACCTGGTGGTGGCGATGTATCACGACCAGGGTCACGGCCCGGTCAAAGTGCTCGGACTTGAAGCCGGCGTAAACGTCACCGTGGGTCTGGACGTGATCCGTACCTCGGTCGACCACGGCACGGCTTTCGATATCGCCGGCAAAGGCATCGCCGATGAACGCAGCCTGCTTGAAGCGCTGCGCCAGGGCGCCGAGCTTGCCACGCGACGGGGATGA
- a CDS encoding DeoR/GlpR family DNA-binding transcription regulator: protein MKASERHRAILDLVRIGDANVEQLSAALGVSEATVRRDLTMLAKQRHLVRTYGGATSVVRVHEPEASLEERKTSQWEQKDAIAQAAAAHVQDGDTVLLDGGTTCAALAHHLCSRQDVHVVTNNLLAVMTLANAPGVRLTLIGGDLRGSSMSTLGPLAELTLSRLSVDKAFLGADGVVAEFGLCEASAQQAYLKECIIKRAAQIVVLADTDKLGRARQQHWTPIEREWRLITGSTADEAALAPFYALKQITVQTVIVA from the coding sequence ATGAAAGCCTCCGAACGCCACCGCGCCATCCTCGATCTCGTACGCATTGGCGATGCCAACGTCGAGCAATTGAGCGCGGCACTCGGAGTCTCGGAAGCCACGGTGCGACGCGACCTGACCATGCTCGCCAAGCAGCGGCATCTGGTGCGGACCTATGGCGGCGCCACTTCAGTTGTACGCGTTCACGAACCGGAAGCTTCGCTTGAAGAGCGCAAGACATCGCAGTGGGAGCAGAAAGACGCCATCGCCCAGGCTGCGGCCGCTCATGTTCAGGATGGCGATACCGTGCTGCTCGACGGCGGCACCACGTGTGCTGCGCTGGCCCATCATCTTTGCTCGCGACAAGACGTGCATGTAGTGACCAACAACTTGCTGGCCGTGATGACCTTGGCCAATGCGCCGGGCGTGCGGCTGACTTTGATCGGCGGTGATTTGCGCGGTTCGAGCATGAGCACGCTGGGGCCGTTGGCGGAACTGACGTTGAGCCGGTTGAGTGTGGACAAGGCGTTTTTGGGTGCGGATGGCGTGGTGGCGGAGTTTGGGTTGTGTGAAGCGAGTGCGCAGCAGGCTTATCTCAAGGAATGCATTATCAAGCGGGCGGCGCAGATTGTTGTGCTTGCTGACACTGACAAGCTAGGGCGTGCGCGGCAACAGCACTGGACGCCGATTGAGCGGGAGTGGCGGTTGATTACCGGCTCCACCGCGGATGAGGCGGCGCTTGCACCGTTTTATGCGCTGAAGCAGATCACTGTGCAAACCGTGATCGTCGCTTGA
- a CDS encoding Fic family protein: MSEFPVDPIGAAWLATTFDVRPMARLPVLSQVGSRRSTQVEDGFRLETYTENMRPDPDFSSHLQFHLRHEVPNLEFLTRLFTKVGPAPLQGWLNDEPTGQYARRSAFLFEWLTGEQLQAPEPIGGKYVDAINADLLVAASPEEAVKVPRWRVNDNLPGTRYFCPVVVKTAAVQSAADLDVPHLFGQLTAEFGEALLLRAAAWMTLRESKASFAIEGEADRSTRIQRFADVLARRTGQGELPLTDAALAEMQEEILGAVTTLTRMGIRQSPVFVGETVRYQEIVHYVAPPEGDLERMLEGIRVFLNRTQGQSPVMRSAVAAFAFVYIHPLADGNGRVHRFLINDILRRDGAIPDPVILPISAVITDDSAERRLYDSVLDQVSKPLMQGIRDQVAFANTRTQYPDGVVSNIEFTGQDQARPVWRYPNLGPHVVFMSNVIRRTITEQMREESRYLRSHIRARQAIKEVVEMPDHQADRLLRSIEQNEGKLSNVLAKEMPVLARPDIWAAIIEAVAQSVRGEEPIDSSVSDRYHPNQPVGR; the protein is encoded by the coding sequence GTGAGCGAGTTTCCCGTAGACCCCATCGGTGCGGCTTGGCTAGCGACGACATTCGACGTGCGGCCGATGGCACGGCTACCCGTGTTAAGTCAGGTCGGTAGCCGACGGTCAACTCAGGTCGAAGACGGTTTTCGTCTTGAGACCTATACGGAAAACATGCGCCCCGATCCGGACTTTTCATCCCATCTGCAATTTCACCTGCGGCATGAAGTCCCGAACCTTGAGTTCTTGACCAGACTGTTTACCAAGGTGGGTCCTGCACCGTTACAAGGCTGGTTGAATGACGAGCCCACCGGCCAATATGCCCGCAGGTCAGCGTTCTTGTTTGAGTGGCTCACTGGCGAGCAGTTGCAGGCGCCAGAACCCATCGGCGGTAAGTATGTCGACGCCATCAACGCCGATCTGTTGGTGGCGGCTTCACCCGAAGAGGCGGTGAAGGTGCCGCGTTGGCGGGTGAATGACAACCTGCCAGGCACGCGCTATTTCTGCCCAGTCGTCGTCAAGACAGCAGCAGTCCAGTCAGCAGCGGACCTCGATGTGCCTCACCTCTTCGGTCAACTGACTGCAGAGTTTGGCGAAGCGCTTCTGCTGCGCGCCGCCGCATGGATGACGCTCAGGGAAAGCAAAGCCAGCTTCGCCATTGAAGGGGAGGCGGATCGTTCTACGCGTATCCAGCGTTTCGCAGATGTATTGGCGCGACGAACCGGTCAGGGCGAACTGCCGCTCACCGATGCTGCACTGGCTGAGATGCAAGAAGAAATCCTTGGCGCAGTGACCACACTGACACGTATGGGGATTCGGCAATCTCCGGTGTTTGTTGGCGAAACTGTCCGTTATCAGGAGATTGTCCATTACGTCGCTCCCCCGGAAGGCGATCTGGAGCGGATGTTGGAAGGCATCCGCGTCTTTCTGAATCGTACTCAAGGGCAATCCCCGGTCATGCGCAGCGCGGTAGCAGCGTTCGCTTTCGTCTATATCCATCCGCTGGCTGATGGCAACGGCCGGGTCCATCGCTTCCTGATCAACGACATTTTGCGTCGTGATGGAGCCATTCCAGACCCGGTGATTCTTCCGATTTCAGCTGTTATCACTGACGACTCTGCTGAGCGGCGTCTATATGACAGCGTGCTGGATCAGGTTTCAAAACCGCTCATGCAGGGCATACGAGACCAGGTAGCATTCGCCAATACGCGTACGCAATACCCTGACGGCGTGGTCTCGAATATTGAATTCACAGGCCAGGATCAGGCCCGCCCGGTGTGGCGCTATCCGAACCTGGGTCCACACGTTGTTTTCATGTCTAACGTCATTCGCCGCACCATCACGGAACAGATGCGTGAAGAGTCGCGGTATTTGCGCAGCCACATAAGGGCCAGACAGGCAATCAAGGAAGTCGTTGAGATGCCTGATCACCAGGCTGATCGGCTCTTGCGATCCATAGAGCAAAACGAAGGGAAGCTGAGCAACGTGTTGGCAAAGGAAATGCCTGTGCTGGCAAGGCCGGATATTTGGGCCGCGATTATCGAAGCGGTGGCTCAGTCGGTTCGGGGGGAGGAGCCGATAGACAGTAGCGTGAGTGATCGATACCACCCGAATCAGCCAGTGGGTCGATGA
- a CDS encoding DUF3077 domain-containing protein, which yields MTNPQDLKTIGLTPFSYHANEPLFRINAGVPVIEALSHASDLLHVAKLLASDAAMVRDTDRHAWASHYLQDMSKAIIDDVVKVLDAPCNNRASNVAP from the coding sequence ATGACCAACCCCCAAGACCTCAAAACCATCGGCCTCACCCCTTTCTCCTACCACGCCAACGAACCGCTCTTCCGCATCAACGCCGGCGTCCCGGTGATCGAAGCCCTCTCCCACGCCTCCGACCTGCTCCACGTCGCCAAACTGCTCGCGTCAGACGCGGCCATGGTTCGCGACACCGACCGGCATGCCTGGGCATCGCATTATTTGCAGGATATGAGCAAGGCGATCATTGATGATGTGGTGAAGGTGTTGGACGCGCCATGTAACAACCGAGCCAGTAACGTCGCACCATAA
- a CDS encoding 4-oxalocrotonate tautomerase family protein yields MPFVSVRITRDGVTSEQKAQVIAEITETLERVLKKDPHLTHIVIEEVDTDNWGYAGITTTQYRKQLAEAEDKS; encoded by the coding sequence ATGCCTTTCGTAAGCGTACGCATCACCCGCGATGGCGTTACCTCTGAGCAGAAAGCTCAGGTGATCGCCGAAATCACTGAAACCCTGGAACGCGTCCTGAAGAAGGATCCGCACCTGACCCACATCGTGATCGAAGAAGTCGACACCGATAACTGGGGCTACGCCGGCATCACAACCACCCAGTATCGAAAGCAGCTGGCTGAGGCGGAGGACAAGTCATGA
- a CDS encoding DsbA family oxidoreductase, which produces MTATVSIDFISDVVCPWCALGATALEQAIENVAGEISVELTYKPFELNPDMPAVGEKAVEHLMRKYGRTAADVAAGKAMQIERGAALGFKFDLEKRTHFYNTFDAHRLLLWALQEGRQVALKKILLRAYFTDGQNPSDRETLVRLAAEAGLDAAAAQEVLASGAFAKEVRELEAFYRQHGINSVPAMVLNGRHLVSGSQSVEYYEQMLRQMAKAPAEA; this is translated from the coding sequence ATGACCGCGACCGTCTCCATCGATTTCATCTCCGACGTGGTGTGCCCTTGGTGTGCCTTGGGTGCGACGGCGCTGGAGCAGGCGATCGAGAACGTGGCCGGTGAGATTTCAGTAGAGCTGACCTACAAGCCCTTCGAGTTGAACCCGGACATGCCGGCAGTCGGCGAAAAAGCGGTCGAGCATTTGATGCGCAAATATGGACGCACCGCCGCAGATGTCGCCGCCGGCAAGGCGATGCAGATCGAACGTGGCGCGGCCCTGGGTTTCAAGTTCGATCTGGAGAAGCGCACCCACTTCTACAACACGTTTGATGCGCATCGGCTGCTGTTGTGGGCGTTGCAGGAAGGGCGGCAGGTCGCTCTCAAGAAAATCCTGCTCCGCGCTTACTTCACCGACGGCCAGAACCCGAGCGATCGCGAGACGCTGGTTCGTCTGGCGGCTGAAGCGGGACTGGATGCGGCGGCTGCTCAAGAGGTGTTGGCGTCCGGCGCGTTTGCCAAAGAAGTGCGTGAGCTTGAAGCGTTTTACCGCCAGCACGGCATCAACTCGGTCCCGGCCATGGTGCTGAACGGTCGTCACCTGGTGTCTGGTTCGCAGTCGGTCGAGTACTACGAACAAATGCTGAGACAAATGGCCAAGGCCCCCGCTGAAGCCTGA